TCTTTAAGCTGTGCTTGTTCAAGCGCTCGCCAAGCAGCGTCCTCATCTATTTCATTTTCATCAATTCCGAAAGCAACGTTTCCTAAAATAGAATCATCCGACAAGAAAATAAATTGAGGAATATACCCAATTTTTTGCTGCCAAATCCGACGTTGGTCGATAATGCTTTTCCCGTCCACAAGAATGTCACCTTTAGTTGGCGGTAATAATCCTAAAATAACATCTACGATTGACGTCTTACCGGCTCCAGACTCTCCAATAAAAGCAACAGATGAGCCAATCGGAATACGCAATGACACATCTTTAACAGCATCTTCTTCTTGCTCCGGATAACGATAGGAGACTCTGTTTAACACAATACCATCCTTAAAGTGTCGTCCTTCATTAATGCGATTGTCTCTCTTAATTTCAGCTTCCGTATCGTCAAGGGTGGCATCGCGATTTTCAAAGATATCTTCATACACCACATTGAGTGCCGGTTGACTATATTTTATTTGTGTTACCATGGCAATCACGCGGCTAATAGAAGGCATTAATCGAAAGGCTGCCATCGCGAATAAGGCCATCGTCGTAATGAGTTCTCCTGTGTCAGCTCCTTGATAAATGATGATAAGCATCGTCACGAGCACTGTTGAAACGAGGATCGTTTCAATGAAAAGCCTTGGTGATTGGTCAAGCATTTTCATAAATCGCCCATTATTCGCTTTAATCTGACTTTGGGTGCGATAGGCATTTATAAAAAAGGCTTCTTTTCCGGATACTTTTACATCTTTACTGGCGCCTAAACTTTGATTGACCCATTTAATCATCTTCCCACCGACTACTTGTTGTTCTTTTCCGAGATGATTAATTTTTTTCCTGAAAACTCTAAAGAATATAACGATACTCGTCCCAAGCAATACAGCTGCAGTGAGGGTTGCCAGTGGCGCTGTAATAAGTAATAACGCTAGAATACATATGATCACTAAAACTTCGGTTAACAATTGAAAGCCTGACAAAATCATCCCTTGAAAAAGCTTCGGTACTTCATCATTCACATTTCTTAATAAATCAGCTGAATTTCGCTGAAGATGAAACGTATATGGTTTTGTTAAGTATTCCTTTAATAACCGTGAAGACAGCTTGACTTGTTGGTTTAATATAATACGGTATTGCGCATAAAAAAATGCGAGCAAATAAATATTTTTCAATACAAAGACGATTAATAAAAAACCTACTGAAAAAATAATAAAGGTCGATGTAGATTGGAAGCCAAGAAAGTCATAGATACCATTTAATATTGGCTGCTCATGAATGATAGACGGATCTGTTATCATCGTGACAAACGGTAGTATTAAGCCAACACCGAGTGTTTCAAAAATAGCTGCTACAATCATCATGACTAACAAGATGACTAATTTCTTTTTTTCTCGTTGATTAAATAATTCAAGCATTTTAGAGAGCGTCTGCTTCAACTAAATCCTCTCCTTCGGGGCCAATGCGGCTTTTCTTAGAATAAAATAAACCATCCACTTGTGAATGGTCAGGTTGTTCCTTTTTTAGATTTAGAACGAAAGCATCTCGTAATTGAGGGTCATTAAGCAATCGTTTAATTCCTTTATACAGTGTTATATGATCTGCAGGAACAATAAGGCCTGTTTCTCCGTCTATGATTTGTTCTTTGGCTCCGGTAAAAGCTGTCGTGATAATGGGACGTTCTAAATATCTCGCTTCAGCAAGTGTCATACAATATCCTTCATGCCTAGAAGGTTGGACATAAATATCGGCCCGCTTAACAAACGGGAAAGGGTTTTTAATGTTACCAAGTAACATAAATTCTTGTTCTAACCCATAGTCAGCTATTAATTTATCCAGATAAGAACGCCAACTGCCGTCTCCTAAGCAGTACCATTTAATATTAAACCCGTCTTCCTTTAATAGCTTCATAGCTTTTATTGCTAAGTCTTGCCCTTTTTCAGGCATGAGTCTGCCAACAGTCACGATCGTCATCACACCGTTTTCACTTTCTAGCATTGTCTCACCAGTAGCAGCTAATCGATGCAACGTTTTTTTTGAAATAATATTTCGTTGGACAGTCATTCGCTCTTCTAAATAAGGCAATTTTTTACTTAATTTTGCTTTCGCTTCTTCTGATACGATACATAGTTTCGAATAATGGTGAAAGAGCTCTCCTGCAAACCGTGTATCAAACCCTATTTTCTCTACATCAAAATGAATCCATTGTAGTTTATGGGCTGCCTTCACTTTATGAGCAATATAATAAGAAATGAGTTCCATTGGTCCTGCATATGCCACCGCATAATCATAGTAAGTTGGGTCTTCTCGCTGATTTTTCAATAAGTCATTAAAAAAAGCATTTTTATTGCCCGACATTTTAACATATAAGTGTCTGATAATAAATGAAAATGCTTTGAAATAGGCTTTTTCCTTTAAGAGAAAAGAAAGTCTTTCTTTAGGTGATTGATTTAAAATTGGCTTTATGTCTTCAAACCCTTCTAGTGTGACTTTATTAATATCGTTCGGTAAGTCGTCAATGAAGCCTCCCTTTTCTTCTAAAAGAAGAACAGTTATCTCAAAGTCCTCGCGCGGAAGCACTTCTAACAGGTTTAGTAATGACTTCTCAGTCCCTCCTATGTTCATATTAATGAGCATAAAAAGTAGTTTTTTCTTCATTATCAGACGCTCACTTTCATTAAAACCATTAATTTAATTGCTAAGATGATATCACAAAACTATGAATGGATTAGGGCGTATACTTTTTCGATCTCCTCGATGTTTCCCTTTTTTTCTTGTCTTTGATAGTCTTTAATCGCTGCTGTTAATTGTTCGTCTTGAATAAGTGTCATAATGCCCTTAAATATAGCATCACTATCCATATCAACAACTAAGCCGTTTTTACCGTCAACCATCTGTGTAAAGACGGCATCAAAACGTGTCGTAACAACTGGCGTATTAAGCATACGAGCCTCGGCTAAGGCAATGCCAAATCCTTCAAAACGTGACGTTTGAACGTATAGATCAGCTTGTTTAATATATGGATATGGGTTCGCTTTTACACCGAGGAGTATAAAATGCTCCTCTAATTGGTATTCTTTTATTGTCGCTTCAATTTCCTCTTGTAAAGGACCTTTACCTAACACATACCATTTAAAATGAGTGCCGTTCTCTTTTAATTTCTTACAAGCCTCTAACGCCATATCGTACCCTTTTTGTCTAGCAAGTCTCCCGATCGTTAATAAACGCAAGCCAGTAAAGCCATCATTATAGCCTCCGTCTAATTCGGCCATTTGAGAAATCATCTCTGGATTATTTATGTCGTGAATCACAGTCATTTTCTCGCAAATGTCTGGATAATTTTCTAGAAAAATATCCTTTGTCATAGCTGAGACCGCCACAATTTTGTTAAATTGGTCATAATGTTTTCTTTGAAAGGTCTTTTCTTTTCCAGTGAGCCGATAACTGACGTTAACCCAAGCATATTTTTGCCTTGCTTTCACTTTTTCAGCGACAAAAAATGTCGGAACGCCTTGTGCATAAGCAAAAGCCGTATCGTATGTGTCAGGGAGTTCTTTAATCGCTCTTGAAGCACTTTCCCAATAGAGCCTTGCTTTTTTAATATTATCATGCTCACCGCTACGTAATTTCAAAGAATACGAGAGTCTAGACCATAGAAAGTGAGGTTGCCGCCATACTGTTTTTAATGAATGAGCTAATGGCTGTGTTGTAAAAATTGTATATGGGAACGGTTCAATAATCGTCACGTCATCTGGTACAAGTGATTGTAACGTTTTTCCATGAGCGAACAGAACTAAGTCAACATCGTACTTTGAATAATCTAACAAACCGAGAAGTGTCACAAGGCTTTTCTCTGCTCCTGCGCAATCAAGTGAATCGATGACAAATAGTAGCTTTTTTTTCATGTTTTGGCCCCCTCCCTTCACGAATTACAATGATGCCGATTTACTAGCTTCCGCTTCCTTCTTAGCTTTTAACTTCTGAAACCGACGTGGATTAAAACGAAAAATAATAAGCATTATTTTTTGCTTCAATCGGATGTTTTTATGACGCAACAAATCAAAAAAAGCATCGTTAAAGCTTGCTTTTAACGTTGCTAATTCGTCGTCAATACCCGTCAACGTGTCTGTTGCATGATGATAGTACCATAGAAAGACTTCCATAAATTGATGCACGGACAATGCATGAAGGTCTTTTAATTGTTTCTCTTTGAAGAAAATCCTTCTATCATTTAAGGCATACACTCTATCGAATTTTTTCACAGTAAACGGTGATCTTACCCAGCTACCTTGACGCTGTAAATAATAATAGCCCACTTTATTGACATGGGCCACTGTCTTACAACGATGTAATAATTTATGAGCTATAAATTCATCATCATAATTTTTCCCTTCAACATATTTTAGCTCAGTGAATAATGATTTCCGGTATAATTTGTTCCATGGATAGATGAATGTCAAGGCATCCTTCGTATAAAGTTGCTTTAAAGCTTGCATGTTAGAATAAATAACCGTGTTTGCAATGGACCCAGGATCATTAAGTTGAGGAACAGGATCATCAGGGTAGACTTCAGCAAAATCGCAAACAGCTATATCTGAGGATGTTGCTTCTATTACTTTTAGTAATGAATGATACATATCACGATGGATAAAATCATCCCCGTCTACAAAACCAATATACTTTCCCTTAGCCTCTCTTATCCCACAATTTCTCACAGAGGCAATACCACCATTTGCTTTTTGAATGAGCCGTACTCTGTTATCAGCTTGCTCATAATTTTTACATATATCGATTGAGTCGTCTGTTGATCCATCATCGATTAACAAAAGCTCAAACTCTTTAAACGATTGATTTAAAATGGATTCTATACATGTTGGCAAATAATCTGATAAATTATATACGGCCACAATAATACTTATTTTTGGTATCATTCTGCACCATCTTTCTTAACAAATTAAGACGCCTTACGCAGCGCTCTTTTTAATTGGTAATTCATATTCACTAACGCGATATTAAACCGGAGCATCGTTAACAGGTATTTATACTTAATTGATAAACTTTCCACGTTCATAAGCTGCTTGTAATGCTTTTTCACATGCGACTGAATGACACGTAGATAACGACGCTTCGTAGCGCCATTAGACACTTGATTCAATATATAAAAGGTATGGTCAGCTGTCCAATAGGCAAAACATGACATGTAAATGTCTTTCAGCTCAGGAAACTTTTCATTCATGTAATCGATGATGTTATCCCAACCCTTGAATGAATCCAAACGATTTTCATGATAAGCTTTATTAAGTATACTGTTACTTCTTTGCACGTAAATATACCCGATGTAGTCAGTAAATGCGAGACGCTCTGCCTGCCCAATCACTTTATACGTCGTTTGAAGGTCTTCATGTATCATACCTGTTGGAAAGGTCACATGTGAGAAAAGCTCTTTTTTATACAATTTATTACACGCGGCAAAGCGATAAAGCTCCCCTTTGAAAAGCTCTTTCATAGCCTCTGTCGTATTAAAGTGTTTAACTGAAATCGTTTCTGGCTGTTTAAAAACAGGTCGACCGTCTATTTCTTTTCCCATACCACACACGGCTATATCACTTTTTGAAGACTCACATAATTCATACAACGTCTCTAACATGAGCGGATCAATTTTATCATCACCGTCTATAAACGCTAAATAAGAACCTGTTGCATGCTGAATTCCTGTATTTCTCGCAGCAGATAACCCTGCATTTCGTTGATGAATAACGGTGAAGCGATCGTCTGTCCTAGCGAACTCTTCACATAGTTCAGCACTTCCGTCATGAGATCCGTCATTAATAATGATAACGTCAATATTTTTGAAGGTTTGATCTTTAATACTGTTTAAACAAGGTAAAACAAATTCAGCTACGTTAAAAACCGGGACAATAACTGAAATATCAACACGCTTTTCGTTCATCATGTGGTCACATCCTTATGTCAGTAGCTTTTCTTTTACAAGGGTAGAAGAAACGCCACCAGTATAAGGAAAATACTTAATATTAACCCCTACCTTTTGAAATTTCGCTTCAAGATCATCGAACAATGGCGTACCTTTCCAGTCATCTCCTACGAACATAACATCATATTGAAGTTCTTCCCATGTTTTATATTTATCTCGATGCTCTTGGGCAATGACTTTATCAACATATTGAATGGAATCGACAATCGCTATTCGTTCATGAAAGGGGATAACAGGTGTCTTATTTTTATAAGATTGAACCAGTTCATCCGTACTAACACCTGCGATTAAATAATCACAATGCTCTTTGGCACGTTTTAAAATGTTCAAATGCCCGATGTGGAACAAATCAAAGACCCCTGTAGTATAGCCTATTATTATTGGTTTCAAGTCAATCTTCCTCCTTTAACTGCAAATCTGATGTATGCGTTCAACGACTTTTTCTGATGCTTGTCCTTCTTCAAAACTCCCTGTAGTAAGCAAGAATGTTGCTAGTTTTTCTAAGTAGTCCTGTTTATTAAAGCGATCAAATTGCACTAATAACGCTTCCTCGTTAACGGCTGAAGGAAACGGTAAATCACTTAATTGAAAGTAGAGCTGTCTCTCATTTGCTGTATATTGCTCGATATCTGGTGTGTATAAAAAACACGGACGCTTTGTAATGGCAAAGTCAAACATTAATGACGAATAATCCGTTATTAAAATATCTGCACAAGCTAGTAATTCTTGTGTATCTTCATAAGCTGTTACGTTTCTAACATTTTTTGAAAAGTCAGTATGACGATACATTTCAGTTAAATGCGGATGAAGTTTTACTAATAACACCCACTCACCACCAAATGCTTCTTCTAATGTGGTAAGCATTCGATCTGCATCAAATTCTAACGGTGTTGTCTTTTGCTTATTACGAAAGGTCGGTGCAAATAAAATAATCTTCTTATCTAGTGAGAGATTTAACTTTAATTTTACCCGGTTAACTAAGTCTATCTGAGGAGAGACGAGTATGTCGTTTCTCGGCGTTCCGGACTCAAGAATTTCGCCCTCATACCAAAAACTTCGTTCAAAAATTTCAGTACTCTTTGCACATCCTGAAAGTAATAAATTACACATATGAGAATCATGTTTAGCAAGCTCAATATAATTGTCTGGCAACGCTTTCCCAGCATCTTTTTCGATTTGTTTTAATCGTAATGAACTGTGCCATGTTTGAATATAGTACTGGTCGTCTTTCTTTTTAAAATGATTTGGAAGACGATGATTCGTTATAATCACTTGTGCCGTGGCCAAATGATAAAAATAACGCAATGACATAGCTTTTGCCGTTCGGAAAAATGGTTTATTTCGATCTTGCTCCGGCTTATTCAATACCCATACAATCTCAAATTTTTTATGGAGATCATGTTTCAGTAAGTACTCTGTTATATATTTCGGGTTGCAACTGTACTGACCACCGTAATAACTCATAAATAATAGCTTTGATTTTTTTACTTTAAAAATCGAAAAGAACGTCATTAAAAAATGCAAGATGGCTCTTTTTATTAACTCTTTCATTTTTTTTGACTCCCTTGCAAACTGATAGATTGCAGCGGCTTATTCACCGGTTTAGTAAATGGTCTAAGGAGTTTTTTTACTCCGAGATTACTGATATATAATAAAGGATGGATGATAAATAGGTGCAAATCTCTTGATAACTGTTTATCACCTTTTGTAGATACTTTGAATAATGAGCGATTCTCTAAAATGTGTTGCTTGATTTTTTCTTTCTCTCGTTTGTGAACAGGATCAGATTTTAGTGAAAATAAGATCCGATAATGTTGCAGTTCTGTTTTTAATAATAATTTGCTGGATTCATTTAAGAGTGCCGGATAGTTTTCTTTAAGAAAAAGGTGTCGCTGTTTAAGCCCCTCAATGATATCAAGGTTTCTTATAGAATAATTTTTAACGATACTATCTGCTCGTTGTCGATAATAATAGAGTGGTTCATGACATATGACATAGTTCGTAACCTGGCTCATAACATGATGTGCCCAGTACACATCTTCAAATAACACGCCTTTCACGAAAGGGGTGTTTTTAACAAGTTCTGTTTTGTAAAGCTTTCCCCACGCAAAGTTTTTGACGATATCATTTTTTACGAGTGCTTCCATCAAGTCTTGATTTGTTAAAGTTACAGGTGCCGACGATTGATTGAAGTAACGGTTATCGTATAATAATTGCTCGTCATAAGCATAATAAAAACCAGCTTGTGCTGCTTCCGCCTCGTTCTCTATTAGAAGCGAAACTAATGTTTCAACTAACTGATTACTCACCCAATCATCACTATCCACAAACATGGTAAAGTCTCCAGATATATGAGGTAAACCAAAATTTCGCGCGTCAGATAAACCGCCATTTTCTTTATGATAAACATGAACCCGTGAATCTATTTCAGCATACGATTCCGCGATTTCCGCACTTTTATCAGGGGAACCATCATTAACGACGATGATTTCAAGATTTGAGTAGGTTTGATTTATTAAACTATCTAAGCATTGCTTAAGATAGCTTTCTACTTTGTAGACGGGAACGATGATACTCACTAAAGGTTGCACGTGCTCTCCCCCTCATAAAACCTTATAAAGTTTTTCTAATTCTTGTTCGTTTGAATAATCAGATCCTAAACAAGCTGTAGATAATGCATCTCTTAACGAGGAATTCGCCTTTAACATGAGAATGTCTTGAGCAATACCTTCAGCTGACAGCTCACAAATCCATCCATCTTGACCGTGTGTTACTTGGCTCGCCGATGTTGGATATGCCGTAATGAGAACAGGCTTCCCTAATATTTGCGCTTCACCAACAGTGACAGCTTTACCTTCATAACGCGAAGGTTGAACATACAGATCAGCCGCTTGCATGTATGGATAGGGGTTTGTTTTTTTCCCTAGCAGTATGACCTGATCATGTAAGTCCCTCTGCGAAATTTTATCTCGCAGCATGCTTTCATCACCGCCGTAACCGACAATATACCAAACGATATTTGTGTGACCT
The Salipaludibacillus sp. LMS25 DNA segment above includes these coding regions:
- a CDS encoding ABC transporter ATP-binding protein, which translates into the protein MKQTLSKMLELFNQREKKKLVILLVMMIVAAIFETLGVGLILPFVTMITDPSIIHEQPILNGIYDFLGFQSTSTFIIFSVGFLLIVFVLKNIYLLAFFYAQYRIILNQQVKLSSRLLKEYLTKPYTFHLQRNSADLLRNVNDEVPKLFQGMILSGFQLLTEVLVIICILALLLITAPLATLTAAVLLGTSIVIFFRVFRKKINHLGKEQQVVGGKMIKWVNQSLGASKDVKVSGKEAFFINAYRTQSQIKANNGRFMKMLDQSPRLFIETILVSTVLVTMLIIIYQGADTGELITTMALFAMAAFRLMPSISRVIAMVTQIKYSQPALNVVYEDIFENRDATLDDTEAEIKRDNRINEGRHFKDGIVLNRVSYRYPEQEEDAVKDVSLRIPIGSSVAFIGESGAGKTSIVDVILGLLPPTKGDILVDGKSIIDQRRIWQQKIGYIPQFIFLSDDSILGNVAFGIDENEIDEDAAWRALEQAQLKDFIQSLPDSIHTQIGEQGVRLSGGQRQRIGIARALYHNPEILFMDEATSALDNETEKEIMKAIDGLKGEKTLIIIAHRLTTIENCDTVFKMNHGRLVSIDNKTSTSIM
- a CDS encoding glycosyltransferase, whose amino-acid sequence is MKKKLLFMLINMNIGGTEKSLLNLLEVLPREDFEITVLLLEEKGGFIDDLPNDINKVTLEGFEDIKPILNQSPKERLSFLLKEKAYFKAFSFIIRHLYVKMSGNKNAFFNDLLKNQREDPTYYDYAVAYAGPMELISYYIAHKVKAAHKLQWIHFDVEKIGFDTRFAGELFHHYSKLCIVSEEAKAKLSKKLPYLEERMTVQRNIISKKTLHRLAATGETMLESENGVMTIVTVGRLMPEKGQDLAIKAMKLLKEDGFNIKWYCLGDGSWRSYLDKLIADYGLEQEFMLLGNIKNPFPFVKRADIYVQPSRHEGYCMTLAEARYLERPIITTAFTGAKEQIIDGETGLIVPADHITLYKGIKRLLNDPQLRDAFVLNLKKEQPDHSQVDGLFYSKKSRIGPEGEDLVEADAL
- a CDS encoding glycosyltransferase → MKKKLLFVIDSLDCAGAEKSLVTLLGLLDYSKYDVDLVLFAHGKTLQSLVPDDVTIIEPFPYTIFTTQPLAHSLKTVWRQPHFLWSRLSYSLKLRSGEHDNIKKARLYWESASRAIKELPDTYDTAFAYAQGVPTFFVAEKVKARQKYAWVNVSYRLTGKEKTFQRKHYDQFNKIVAVSAMTKDIFLENYPDICEKMTVIHDINNPEMISQMAELDGGYNDGFTGLRLLTIGRLARQKGYDMALEACKKLKENGTHFKWYVLGKGPLQEEIEATIKEYQLEEHFILLGVKANPYPYIKQADLYVQTSRFEGFGIALAEARMLNTPVVTTRFDAVFTQMVDGKNGLVVDMDSDAIFKGIMTLIQDEQLTAAIKDYQRQEKKGNIEEIEKVYALIHS
- a CDS encoding glycosyltransferase, with amino-acid sequence MIPKISIIVAVYNLSDYLPTCIESILNQSFKEFELLLIDDGSTDDSIDICKNYEQADNRVRLIQKANGGIASVRNCGIREAKGKYIGFVDGDDFIHRDMYHSLLKVIEATSSDIAVCDFAEVYPDDPVPQLNDPGSIANTVIYSNMQALKQLYTKDALTFIYPWNKLYRKSLFTELKYVEGKNYDDEFIAHKLLHRCKTVAHVNKVGYYYLQRQGSWVRSPFTVKKFDRVYALNDRRIFFKEKQLKDLHALSVHQFMEVFLWYYHHATDTLTGIDDELATLKASFNDAFFDLLRHKNIRLKQKIMLIIFRFNPRRFQKLKAKKEAEASKSASL
- a CDS encoding glycosyltransferase; this translates as MMNEKRVDISVIVPVFNVAEFVLPCLNSIKDQTFKNIDVIIINDGSHDGSAELCEEFARTDDRFTVIHQRNAGLSAARNTGIQHATGSYLAFIDGDDKIDPLMLETLYELCESSKSDIAVCGMGKEIDGRPVFKQPETISVKHFNTTEAMKELFKGELYRFAACNKLYKKELFSHVTFPTGMIHEDLQTTYKVIGQAERLAFTDYIGYIYVQRSNSILNKAYHENRLDSFKGWDNIIDYMNEKFPELKDIYMSCFAYWTADHTFYILNQVSNGATKRRYLRVIQSHVKKHYKQLMNVESLSIKYKYLLTMLRFNIALVNMNYQLKRALRKAS
- a CDS encoding adenylyltransferase/cytidyltransferase family protein → MKPIIIGYTTGVFDLFHIGHLNILKRAKEHCDYLIAGVSTDELVQSYKNKTPVIPFHERIAIVDSIQYVDKVIAQEHRDKYKTWEELQYDVMFVGDDWKGTPLFDDLEAKFQKVGVNIKYFPYTGGVSSTLVKEKLLT
- a CDS encoding CDP-glycerol glycerophosphotransferase family protein encodes the protein MKELIKRAILHFLMTFFSIFKVKKSKLLFMSYYGGQYSCNPKYITEYLLKHDLHKKFEIVWVLNKPEQDRNKPFFRTAKAMSLRYFYHLATAQVIITNHRLPNHFKKKDDQYYIQTWHSSLRLKQIEKDAGKALPDNYIELAKHDSHMCNLLLSGCAKSTEIFERSFWYEGEILESGTPRNDILVSPQIDLVNRVKLKLNLSLDKKIILFAPTFRNKQKTTPLEFDADRMLTTLEEAFGGEWVLLVKLHPHLTEMYRHTDFSKNVRNVTAYEDTQELLACADILITDYSSLMFDFAITKRPCFLYTPDIEQYTANERQLYFQLSDLPFPSAVNEEALLVQFDRFNKQDYLEKLATFLLTTGSFEEGQASEKVVERIHQICS
- a CDS encoding glycosyltransferase family 2 protein; its protein translation is MQPLVSIIVPVYKVESYLKQCLDSLINQTYSNLEIIVVNDGSPDKSAEIAESYAEIDSRVHVYHKENGGLSDARNFGLPHISGDFTMFVDSDDWVSNQLVETLVSLLIENEAEAAQAGFYYAYDEQLLYDNRYFNQSSAPVTLTNQDLMEALVKNDIVKNFAWGKLYKTELVKNTPFVKGVLFEDVYWAHHVMSQVTNYVICHEPLYYYRQRADSIVKNYSIRNLDIIEGLKQRHLFLKENYPALLNESSKLLLKTELQHYRILFSLKSDPVHKREKEKIKQHILENRSLFKVSTKGDKQLSRDLHLFIIHPLLYISNLGVKKLLRPFTKPVNKPLQSISLQGSQKK